A portion of the Vulpes vulpes isolate BD-2025 chromosome 5, VulVul3, whole genome shotgun sequence genome contains these proteins:
- the LOC112912600 gene encoding olfactory receptor 4C11-like — MQQNNSTAEFILLGLTQDPMKKKTVFVIFFIFYLGTVVGNLLIIVTIKSSRTLGSPMYYFLFYLSFADSCFSTSTAPRLIVDSLSAKNTITYNECMTQVFALHFFGCMEVFVLLLMAFDRYVAICKPLHYPTIMSRQVCTILIVLAWIGSFIHSIAQIILALRLPFCGPNLIDHYCCDLQPLLKLACMDTYKINLLLVSNSGAICSSSFVILMISYIVILHSLRNHSAEGRKKALSTCTSHIIVVVLCFGPCIFIYTRPPTTFPIDKMMAIFYTIGTPFLNPLIYTLRNAEVKNAMRKLWHIKITSETRR, encoded by the coding sequence ATGCAGCAAAATAACAGTACTGCTGAGTTCATACTGTTAGGATTGACCCAAGATCCTATGAAAAAGAAAACggtatttgtaatatttttcattttttatttgggaaCTGTGGTTGGGAATTTGCTTATTATTGTGACCATCAAGTCCAGCCGGACACTTGGGAGCCCCAtgtactatttcttattttatttgtcctttgCTGATTCCTGCTTTTCAACTTCCACAGCCCCTAGACTAATTGTGGATTCACTCTCTGCAAAAAATACCATAACTTACAATGAATGCATGACTCAAGTCTTTGCACTACATTTCTTTGGTTGCATGGAGGTTTTTGTCCTCCTCCTCATGGCCTTTGACCGGTATGTGGCCATCTGTAAGCCCTTACACTACCCAACCATCATGAGCCGGCAGGTCTGCACCATCCTAATTGTTCTGGCATGGATTGgatcttttatccattctatAGCCCAGATTATCCTGGCTTTGAGATTGCCCTTCTGTGGACCCAATTTGATTGATCATTACTGCTGTGATTTGCAGCCCTTGCTGAAACTTGCTTGCATGGACACTTATAAGATCAACCTACTGTTGGTGTCTAATAGTGGGGCCATTTGCTCAAGCAGTTTTGTGATTCTGATGATCTCCTACATTGTCATCTTGCATTCACTGCGAAACCACAGTgcggaagggaggaaaaaagctcTCTCTACTTGCACTTCTCACATCATTGTAGTAGTCTTATGCTTTGGTCCCTGTATATTCATTTATACACGCCCCCCAACCACTTTCCCCATAGACAAGATGATGGCCATATTTTATACTATTGGGACACCTTTTCTCAACCCACTCATCTACACACTGAGGAATGCAGAAGTGAAAAATGCCATGAGAAAGCTATGGCATATCAAGATTACCTCAGAAACCAGAAGATGA